A stretch of the Candidatus Methylopumilus planktonicus genome encodes the following:
- the mfd gene encoding transcription-repair coupling factor, translating into MPLEANYQSKESLSTAEIDGSDSFSLVKYIHDEIVKSKKSLAIFTETAFEARRLMEEMLWFSPDLKINLLPDWETLPYDHFSPHPDLISERLLTLYQVTQKSFDVVIIPVTTALHLLPPKSYIQQFSFHFSKGQKVDIEAFKNQLTLNGYMNVVRVMAPGEFSVRGSLIDLFPMGSIVPYRLDFFDDEIDSIRTFDVDTQRTLYPVNEIKLLPARECPMDEKSISSFRQNYREHFEGDPSRSSVYKDISKGIPIGGIEWYMPLFFEEMSDIFSYFSDNTIIYKHGNLDLACSHFWHETEKRFRLFAYDAERPILEPQNLLIKPDQFFKSINSYKKFDLKRTEVYEKIPDISIDRKNIQPLSKLDNFITDNPKRVFILTDSLGRRETVSELLKLAGIKFKATDDWSSAADISDQVVLTVSPLHQGYISSQHVVITESELYVNTVRQVRRRHRDKNFSTDAMVRDLSELKEGDPIVHEQYGVGRFKGLFNLDFGEGESEFLLLQYFGEDKLYVPVSNLDLISRYSGGPAETAPLHRLGSDQWDKAKKKALRQIHDTAADLLNIYSQRSIKKGYAFKINLQDYERFTDGFPFEETDDQLTAINAVITDMESQKPMDRLICGDVGFGKTEVALRAAFIAANDGKQVAILVPTTLLAEQHYNNFMDRFSDSPIKIAEISRFKSKKEQAESLVKLANGEIDIIIGTHRLIQNDINFKNLGLIIIDEEHRFGVRQKELLKSMRAEVDVLTLTATPIPRTLSMAMEGLREFSIISTPPQKRLSIKTFVNNYSEGIIREAVLREFNRGGQVYFLHNDVDTITSMKEKLENLIPEGVIEIAHGQMRERELERVMHDFYQQKANILLCTTIIETGIDIPSANTIIMNRADMFGLAQLHQLRGRVGRSHHQAYAYLLVDPDRKISNHAQKRLEAIQLLEDLGAGYYLAIHDLEIRGAGELLGDNQSGQMYEIGFNLYVEMLNYAVKQLKIGKKLSLDTPLQKNTEINLHTPAIITNAYCGDINERLVLYKRLSGLNQDEQLVEMKEELIDRFGVMPEQTQSLISFHDLRIFIQHLDIKKIDASDVSIQITFASDSKIDPLKLIKLLSEDKRCRMNGPDKIKISVTLPDILERVKFIKDFLGKIFLS; encoded by the coding sequence ATGCCATTAGAAGCAAATTATCAAAGTAAAGAATCACTATCGACAGCTGAAATTGATGGCTCTGATAGCTTTTCTCTCGTCAAATATATTCATGATGAAATTGTTAAAAGTAAAAAGTCTTTAGCAATTTTTACGGAGACTGCATTCGAAGCAAGGCGTCTTATGGAAGAGATGCTTTGGTTTAGCCCGGATTTGAAAATTAATTTGTTGCCCGATTGGGAGACTCTTCCTTACGATCACTTTTCACCCCATCCAGATCTAATCTCAGAACGACTTCTAACTCTTTACCAAGTGACTCAGAAAAGTTTTGATGTGGTTATTATTCCTGTGACCACAGCACTTCACTTATTGCCTCCTAAAAGTTATATACAACAATTTAGCTTTCATTTTAGTAAAGGGCAAAAAGTTGATATTGAAGCTTTTAAAAACCAATTAACATTAAATGGATATATGAACGTGGTTCGTGTCATGGCCCCAGGAGAATTTTCAGTGAGAGGAAGTCTCATTGATTTGTTTCCTATGGGCAGTATTGTGCCGTACCGCTTGGATTTCTTTGATGACGAGATTGATTCAATTCGAACATTTGATGTTGACACGCAAAGAACACTTTACCCAGTTAATGAAATTAAATTACTCCCGGCCCGTGAATGTCCAATGGATGAAAAGTCCATTAGTTCATTTCGACAAAATTATCGAGAGCATTTTGAGGGCGACCCCTCTCGCTCCTCAGTTTACAAAGACATCAGCAAAGGTATCCCTATTGGAGGCATTGAATGGTACATGCCGTTATTTTTTGAAGAGATGAGTGATATTTTTAGTTATTTCTCAGACAATACGATTATTTATAAGCACGGTAATCTTGACTTGGCTTGCAGTCACTTTTGGCATGAAACTGAAAAACGTTTTCGATTGTTTGCTTATGATGCTGAGAGACCAATTTTAGAACCTCAAAATCTTTTAATCAAGCCAGATCAATTTTTTAAATCCATTAATTCATATAAGAAGTTCGATTTAAAACGTACGGAAGTATATGAAAAAATTCCTGACATATCTATTGATCGGAAAAATATTCAGCCTTTATCAAAGCTTGATAATTTTATTACAGACAATCCTAAAAGAGTTTTTATATTAACGGATAGCTTGGGTCGTCGAGAAACAGTTTCTGAACTTCTGAAGTTGGCTGGTATTAAGTTTAAAGCAACAGATGATTGGTCTTCAGCTGCAGATATTAGTGATCAAGTAGTTTTGACTGTTAGTCCACTTCATCAAGGCTATATTTCATCTCAGCATGTTGTTATTACAGAATCTGAGCTTTATGTAAATACTGTGCGCCAAGTAAGAAGGCGTCATCGAGATAAGAATTTCTCAACGGATGCCATGGTGCGTGACTTATCAGAATTAAAAGAAGGTGACCCTATTGTGCATGAACAATATGGCGTAGGTCGATTTAAAGGATTATTTAATTTAGATTTTGGTGAAGGAGAGAGTGAATTCCTACTTTTACAGTATTTTGGTGAAGATAAACTATATGTACCTGTATCCAATCTAGACCTTATCTCTCGTTACTCGGGAGGGCCAGCTGAAACTGCTCCCTTACATAGGCTTGGTTCAGACCAATGGGATAAGGCGAAGAAAAAAGCCTTAAGACAAATTCATGATACTGCTGCTGACCTCTTGAACATTTATTCGCAGCGCTCCATTAAAAAAGGCTACGCCTTCAAAATTAACTTACAAGATTATGAGAGATTCACTGACGGATTTCCATTTGAGGAGACCGATGACCAATTAACTGCAATTAATGCTGTTATTACTGATATGGAATCTCAAAAGCCGATGGATCGTCTTATATGCGGTGATGTAGGATTTGGAAAGACAGAAGTTGCATTAAGAGCAGCATTTATAGCAGCTAATGATGGAAAACAAGTTGCTATATTAGTCCCGACAACACTTCTTGCTGAACAGCATTACAATAATTTTATGGATCGTTTTTCAGACTCTCCTATCAAGATTGCAGAAATTTCTCGTTTTAAATCTAAAAAAGAACAAGCTGAGTCGCTTGTAAAATTAGCTAATGGTGAAATTGATATTATCATTGGCACACATAGACTTATTCAAAATGACATTAATTTTAAAAATTTAGGGCTGATTATTATTGATGAGGAGCACCGTTTTGGTGTGCGCCAAAAAGAATTACTTAAATCTATGCGAGCTGAGGTGGATGTATTAACACTTACAGCGACTCCAATTCCTCGAACGCTATCTATGGCTATGGAAGGTTTACGAGAGTTTTCTATTATTTCTACTCCACCACAAAAACGTTTATCGATTAAAACATTCGTGAATAACTATTCAGAAGGCATCATTCGTGAAGCAGTTCTTAGAGAATTTAATCGAGGCGGTCAGGTGTATTTCTTACATAACGATGTTGACACTATCACTTCGATGAAAGAAAAATTAGAAAATTTAATACCTGAAGGAGTCATTGAGATTGCTCATGGGCAGATGAGAGAGCGAGAGCTTGAGAGAGTTATGCATGATTTTTATCAACAAAAAGCGAATATTTTACTGTGTACAACAATTATTGAAACAGGCATTGATATTCCATCAGCCAATACAATCATTATGAATCGTGCAGACATGTTTGGACTAGCACAACTTCATCAGTTAAGAGGTCGGGTGGGTAGATCGCACCATCAAGCATACGCATATTTACTTGTTGATCCAGACAGGAAGATCAGCAATCATGCTCAAAAACGGTTGGAAGCTATTCAGCTTCTTGAGGATTTAGGTGCAGGATATTATCTTGCTATTCATGATTTGGAGATTCGAGGAGCAGGTGAGTTGCTAGGTGACAATCAAAGTGGGCAAATGTATGAAATTGGATTCAATTTATATGTAGAAATGCTTAATTATGCTGTTAAGCAGCTGAAAATTGGCAAAAAACTAAGTCTTGATACCCCGCTTCAAAAAAATACAGAAATTAATCTTCATACGCCAGCCATTATTACTAATGCTTATTGTGGTGATATCAATGAAAGGCTTGTGCTCTATAAGCGCTTGTCAGGACTCAATCAGGATGAGCAGTTAGTAGAAATGAAAGAAGAGCTGATAGATCGTTTTGGTGTGATGCCAGAACAAACACAGTCCCTAATTTCTTTTCACGACTTAAGAATTTTTATTCAACATCTTGATATTAAAAAAATAGATGCTAGTGATGTTTCAATTCAAATTACATTTGCAAGTGATAGTAAAATTGACCCACTGAAGCTTATTAAACTTCTAAGTGAAGATAAGCGTTGCCGAATGAATGGCCCAGATAAGATTAAAATTTCCGTTACTCTTCCCGATATCCTAGAGCGTGTAAAATTTATAAAAGATTTCTTGGGTAAAATATTCTTATCTTAA
- a CDS encoding UvrD-helicase domain-containing protein, which yields MNDAELREKALHLSSFIVEAPAGSGKTSLLTDRYLKLLTVVDTPEEIVAITFTKKAASEMKAKIIERIKESQSPFAQTILKRSKEKGWDIEHNLSRLKVMTIDKFCLNVVSQIPVLSKMGQKPNITDTPEKIYEESVKQTLQAKDSIEDIKVVFTHYDNEYEKINRRLVAMMSIRDQWKYRCHTLTQKATKQIIDEGNAYLEHLTQTIYQKINAVLNQDQLNDLIEILHYLESVNLRKDIKLENKRSFNFDTEEISLWQTIAKILFTDKNTRRENITVREGFKNDDEGEVYKNKCRNLPNIDFLLAIKTIPEPINETYALKLKSISNILLQCEKKLRQLFRQRNTVDFIEIIEIANEALGKNDAASDLLLSLDYKISHLLIDEFQDTSRSHFNFLKKIVDGWTPEAQKTVFCVGDPMQSIYKFREADVSIFIEAKKNGFNTIPLETIRLKDNYRSSSLIVNEINQIFENILPKEDSIQEGAVSYKPFVSAKKEYDFNISEFKFHALTFTENIDIDTEEAKYVCNLIDTFPKNEKIAILTRSRSHLSELINYIRKFKPNFRFNAVEIDALDKHQSIQDILSLSYAMLDLSDRIHWLAILRAPWCGVMLNDLALLFQNDHNSTVWEIIQDSNKMNEISSDGRKRIQRLIDILKNAFDNQSKTHIRRLIESVWMNLGGELCLHNPNDIVDINKFFDILQTSSSPISIDFELVEHQITKTYLSDIPSAEERIQFFTIHKAKGLEFDVVIIPSLNSTIRASDKKMIMSDTFSENNSIYDVTAFSEPDNKSPHLYNLIHGIEKNREENELKRLLYVAMTRARVKLHLVGSVTYKDEIKPASSTFLSLLWGIYGNNFYEQKLIENTEIGTLNGKIEEFVPKLMRLKLI from the coding sequence ATGAATGACGCCGAATTAAGAGAGAAAGCGCTTCATTTAAGCTCATTTATTGTAGAGGCGCCAGCAGGTTCTGGAAAAACAAGCTTACTTACTGATCGATATTTAAAATTGCTTACGGTTGTTGATACCCCCGAAGAGATTGTAGCGATAACTTTCACAAAGAAAGCAGCCTCAGAAATGAAAGCTAAGATCATCGAGCGAATTAAAGAAAGTCAAAGTCCTTTTGCTCAAACAATTCTAAAGCGCTCGAAAGAAAAAGGCTGGGATATTGAACATAATCTCTCGCGACTTAAAGTTATGACTATTGATAAGTTCTGTCTTAATGTGGTCAGTCAAATTCCTGTATTAAGCAAAATGGGGCAAAAGCCTAATATTACCGATACACCTGAAAAAATCTATGAAGAGTCAGTTAAGCAAACTTTACAGGCTAAAGATAGCATCGAAGATATTAAAGTTGTCTTTACTCATTATGACAATGAGTATGAAAAGATTAATCGCCGTTTAGTGGCGATGATGTCAATTCGAGATCAGTGGAAATACCGATGTCATACGCTTACCCAAAAAGCAACCAAGCAAATTATCGACGAAGGCAATGCTTATCTTGAACATTTGACACAGACCATCTATCAAAAAATTAATGCTGTACTAAATCAAGATCAGCTAAATGATCTTATAGAAATTCTTCACTATTTAGAAAGTGTAAATCTTAGGAAAGATATAAAGCTAGAAAATAAAAGAAGTTTTAATTTTGATACAGAAGAAATCTCTTTATGGCAAACGATTGCAAAAATCTTATTTACAGATAAAAATACTAGGCGAGAAAACATTACAGTCCGAGAAGGATTTAAGAATGATGATGAGGGAGAAGTCTACAAAAATAAATGTCGCAATCTACCAAATATCGACTTTTTATTAGCCATCAAGACAATTCCGGAACCTATTAATGAAACATACGCCTTAAAACTAAAATCTATTTCAAATATTCTGCTGCAGTGCGAAAAGAAACTCCGGCAGCTATTTAGGCAACGAAATACTGTCGATTTTATTGAGATCATAGAGATCGCGAATGAGGCACTTGGTAAAAATGATGCGGCAAGCGATCTTTTATTATCTTTGGATTACAAAATATCCCACTTACTTATAGATGAATTTCAAGATACAAGCAGAAGTCATTTTAATTTCTTAAAGAAAATTGTGGATGGCTGGACACCAGAAGCACAAAAAACTGTTTTCTGTGTAGGCGACCCTATGCAATCTATATATAAATTTAGGGAAGCTGATGTTAGTATTTTTATTGAGGCTAAAAAAAATGGTTTTAACACAATTCCCTTAGAAACCATACGACTTAAAGATAATTACCGGTCTTCTTCTCTTATTGTGAATGAGATAAATCAGATATTTGAAAATATACTACCAAAAGAAGATTCAATTCAAGAAGGAGCTGTATCTTACAAACCTTTTGTATCTGCAAAGAAAGAGTATGACTTTAATATAAGTGAATTCAAATTTCATGCATTAACATTCACTGAAAATATTGATATTGATACCGAAGAAGCAAAGTATGTATGTAATCTTATTGATACATTTCCTAAAAATGAAAAAATTGCCATTCTCACAAGATCAAGAAGTCACCTCTCTGAATTAATTAATTACATTAGAAAATTCAAACCTAACTTCAGATTTAATGCAGTAGAAATTGATGCTTTAGATAAGCATCAATCTATTCAGGATATTCTTTCCTTAAGCTACGCCATGCTTGACTTAAGTGACCGGATTCACTGGCTTGCAATTCTTCGAGCCCCATGGTGTGGGGTTATGCTGAATGACCTAGCCCTACTATTTCAAAATGATCACAACTCAACAGTATGGGAAATTATTCAAGATTCAAATAAAATGAATGAAATTTCCTCTGATGGAAGAAAAAGAATTCAACGACTTATCGATATCCTAAAAAATGCATTTGATAATCAAAGTAAAACTCATATTAGAAGACTTATAGAATCAGTTTGGATGAATTTAGGAGGTGAATTATGCCTTCATAATCCTAACGATATTGTAGACATTAATAAATTTTTTGACATATTGCAAACATCAAGCTCGCCTATATCAATCGATTTTGAACTAGTCGAACATCAAATTACAAAAACTTATTTATCTGACATTCCTTCAGCTGAAGAGCGTATTCAATTTTTTACAATCCATAAAGCTAAAGGTCTCGAATTTGATGTAGTCATTATTCCATCATTGAATTCAACAATACGAGCATCAGACAAAAAAATGATTATGTCTGATACATTCTCTGAGAATAACTCTATATATGACGTCACAGCATTTAGTGAGCCTGATAATAAATCACCTCATTTGTATAATTTAATTCATGGTATAGAAAAAAATAGAGAAGAAAATGAATTAAAAAGGCTTCTTTATGTTGCGATGACAAGAGCAAGAGTAAAGCTTCATCTTGTTGGGTCGGTTACATATAAGGATGAAATAAAGCCTGCTTCAAGTACTTTCTTATCACTGCTTTGGGGTATTTACGGCAATAATTTTTATGAGCAAAAACTCATTGAAAATACTGAGATAGGGACTTTGAATGGCAAAATCGAGGAATTCGTTCCAAAACTCATGCGATTGAAGTTAATTTAA
- a CDS encoding PD-(D/E)XK nuclease family protein — protein MHSEQKPIYLCRNSKEAFKLSQHFNSKEKVMALNDFINNLFKKHPNINMQYRVLNGIEEKLLWESSIKQYKKSSFDLSNIESLSETASQANRLIDQFLIGENTLKSEEHSEEHAFFNAWRLIFKKYCSDKKIITFNSLIKIAIEHITNKDISIDYPIHFVNFGFRTPIEESFIGACKTQIDVTFFEEPKIEPYIESRIFLNEEHECVQVVEWCKKQIELNKKILIVTPQLDQIIDRLTSLLDKTFHPKSFTPSLSQEKRIYQFSLNTPLFHLSIIYLNIMLIELSARGFFNIKELKNILSHNGWSDNQELCLRYRLINQLERKRRGNVSVHELIEILESTEGLNDLIPSLKKHLDQIQVSHHQWKKKRTPSAWIKTFDEYLKSIQSSLLSPKDLYEEGIYEAWNKITETLSSLDNLLDEISIQDMLVTLQYYLKKTTHHHQHEGNFKIDILGFHETTYEIYDATWIMNLNEHNWPAPHQYNPFIPIKIQHDCHINTHEKRHLHATNILDKFTHTSALVTLSYAKKMGEEEIFPSPILYTFISSKPHEDMNFNYKKNTFNQDVIEYIEDNTSIKITVEQTVKSGIKLLEAQSICPAWAFYEFRLGAKQLEDDDEENLTTRLRGNLFHKTLEEFWMEYKSSFLVSALSKNELLNKIKDIAHKNISTEKKKYPRILPEIFNIEEMRLIHYLENWIQYELKRGDFEVKETEKNIPVHLGYLNFNIKIDRIDEVNKNTIVIDYKSGATKTLNEWFLNAYGELQMPFYALYASDKPIDAITIGIINTPKPQWIGIGRDIGLLKGIKDASCSSQYQSWDELLGFWKCRISDAVKSYEMGDATVRFAREKDMAYCHVKSILRLPERTLQYEQNKQ, from the coding sequence ATGCATTCTGAGCAAAAGCCTATATATCTCTGTCGTAATTCAAAAGAAGCTTTTAAATTAAGCCAACACTTTAACTCAAAAGAAAAAGTGATGGCTTTAAATGATTTTATTAATAATCTTTTTAAAAAACATCCAAACATCAACATGCAATACCGAGTTCTTAATGGTATCGAAGAAAAGTTGTTATGGGAAAGCAGCATTAAACAATACAAAAAATCTTCATTTGATTTATCTAATATTGAAAGCTTAAGTGAGACTGCCAGCCAGGCTAATCGTCTCATAGATCAATTTCTTATTGGCGAAAATACCTTGAAGAGTGAAGAGCACAGCGAAGAGCATGCATTTTTTAACGCCTGGCGTTTAATCTTTAAAAAATATTGCAGTGATAAAAAAATCATCACTTTTAATAGTCTTATAAAAATTGCTATTGAACATATCACGAATAAGGATATATCTATTGACTACCCTATTCATTTTGTAAATTTTGGATTTAGAACACCTATTGAGGAATCATTTATTGGTGCATGTAAAACTCAAATTGACGTGACCTTTTTTGAAGAGCCCAAAATAGAGCCTTATATAGAGTCGCGTATTTTTCTTAATGAAGAGCATGAATGTGTGCAAGTTGTTGAATGGTGCAAAAAGCAAATAGAACTAAATAAAAAAATACTTATTGTTACGCCCCAGCTTGATCAAATCATAGATCGCCTTACAAGCTTACTTGACAAAACATTTCATCCTAAATCGTTTACCCCAAGCCTATCTCAAGAAAAAAGAATTTATCAGTTTTCTTTAAATACACCTCTATTTCATTTATCCATCATTTATTTAAATATAATGCTGATTGAGCTGAGCGCGCGAGGATTTTTCAATATAAAAGAACTTAAAAATATCTTGAGCCATAACGGTTGGTCAGATAACCAAGAGCTATGCCTTCGCTATAGACTTATTAACCAATTAGAGAGAAAACGCAGGGGCAATGTCTCAGTTCACGAACTTATTGAAATCCTGGAGTCGACAGAAGGATTAAATGATTTAATTCCTTCTCTAAAGAAGCATTTAGATCAAATACAAGTCTCACATCATCAATGGAAAAAGAAAAGAACCCCTTCTGCATGGATTAAGACCTTTGATGAGTATTTAAAGAGTATTCAATCTAGCCTTTTAAGTCCAAAAGACCTTTATGAAGAAGGTATTTATGAGGCGTGGAATAAAATTACCGAAACTTTAAGTTCGCTAGACAATCTCCTTGATGAAATATCTATTCAGGATATGTTAGTCACACTTCAGTATTACCTCAAAAAAACTACCCATCATCATCAACACGAGGGTAATTTTAAAATTGATATCTTAGGCTTTCATGAAACGACTTATGAAATTTATGATGCTACGTGGATTATGAATTTGAATGAACATAATTGGCCTGCACCTCATCAATATAATCCATTTATCCCTATCAAAATTCAGCATGATTGCCATATCAATACTCATGAAAAACGTCATTTACATGCTACAAATATTTTAGACAAATTTACCCATACATCAGCCTTGGTAACACTCTCTTACGCCAAAAAAATGGGTGAAGAAGAGATCTTTCCGTCACCTATTCTATACACTTTCATATCTTCGAAACCACATGAAGATATGAATTTTAATTACAAAAAAAATACATTTAATCAAGATGTTATAGAATATATTGAAGATAATACTTCAATTAAAATTACCGTTGAACAGACCGTGAAATCAGGGATTAAACTACTTGAAGCACAGTCCATCTGCCCTGCCTGGGCATTCTATGAATTTAGGCTTGGCGCCAAACAATTAGAAGATGATGATGAAGAAAATTTAACTACCAGGCTTCGCGGAAATCTCTTTCACAAAACCTTGGAAGAATTTTGGATGGAATATAAATCATCATTTCTAGTTAGCGCTTTAAGCAAAAATGAACTCTTAAATAAAATAAAAGATATTGCACATAAGAATATTTCAACTGAAAAGAAAAAGTACCCCAGAATCTTGCCTGAGATTTTTAATATCGAAGAAATGCGCTTAATACATTACCTTGAAAATTGGATTCAATATGAGTTAAAACGAGGTGACTTTGAAGTTAAAGAGACAGAAAAAAATATACCCGTCCATTTAGGCTATCTTAACTTTAATATCAAGATTGACCGTATTGATGAAGTTAATAAGAACACGATTGTTATTGATTATAAATCTGGGGCAACAAAAACTTTAAATGAATGGTTTCTCAATGCTTATGGAGAGCTTCAAATGCCATTCTATGCCCTCTATGCTTCAGATAAACCTATTGATGCCATTACTATTGGCATTATTAATACACCAAAGCCTCAATGGATTGGCATCGGTCGAGATATCGGGCTTCTTAAAGGTATAAAGGATGCTTCCTGCTCTAGCCAATACCAATCTTGGGATGAGTTACTCGGCTTTTGGAAGTGTCGCATTAGTGATGCGGTTAAAAGCTACGAAATGGGTGATGCAACTGTTAGATTTGCACGTGAAAAAGACATGGCTTACTGTCATGTTAAATCTATCCTAAGGCTTCCTGAGCGAACATTACAATATGAGCAAAACAAACAATGA
- the greB gene encoding transcription elongation factor GreB has translation MAERKNYITKHGYQSLKDELDFLVKVDRPKVVADVSWAASNGDRSENGDYIYGKKRLRQIDARAKFLFGRIDEAVVIDPSSQEQQDKIFFGAWITLLNESDDSEHHFRIVGQDEIDTEKGFISWVSPIAKALLGKNLDDEVKVETPGGLVNFRIIDVSYHE, from the coding sequence ATGGCTGAACGCAAAAATTACATTACTAAACATGGGTACCAGAGCCTAAAAGATGAACTTGATTTTTTAGTTAAAGTTGATCGCCCTAAAGTAGTAGCAGATGTTTCCTGGGCTGCAAGTAATGGTGATCGCAGTGAGAATGGAGATTATATATATGGAAAAAAACGCTTACGTCAGATAGATGCAAGAGCCAAATTCTTATTTGGGCGTATTGATGAGGCCGTGGTAATTGATCCATCCTCACAAGAACAGCAGGACAAGATTTTTTTCGGTGCATGGATCACTCTTCTTAATGAATCAGATGATTCAGAGCATCATTTTCGCATTGTAGGACAAGATGAGATTGATACAGAAAAAGGCTTTATTAGTTGGGTGTCACCTATTGCTAAGGCGCTTTTGGGAAAGAACTTAGACGATGAAGTAAAAGTCGAAACTCCGGGCGGTTTAGTAAATTTTCGAATTATTGATGTGTCATATCATGAGTAA
- the earP gene encoding elongation factor P maturation arginine rhamnosyltransferase EarP has product MSNKSPIVCHLICKVIDFFGDIGVAWRIAKQLKVDFNIEVHLLVDDLMTTQRLIPSLDISLKKQMIDGINIYYCDFSDNSKSLPPPPAFVFNLFNIDLPALYKALMKTNKSKYIAIEYLSAEPWVDNFHLKPSIDPESGLIKTFFYPGFTRQTGGLIRERDLLGRKEAFVQTRLDKVIKSFGGNPDLYSISLFYYPIQKIEAFLDVIDTMKKPIQFFIPQYLLDILKIKKNYQHLHIISYPFLSHDDFDDLLWSCNLNFVRGEDSWIRALWAGKPFIWQPYIQENNLHLIKLKAFLKRYCEDCEQKLSEILIKTHDDWSNNKFNEALWRDFFKNHASLESLALKRSHYFFKEPSFVESLVDYCSET; this is encoded by the coding sequence ATGAGTAACAAAAGCCCTATAGTTTGTCATTTAATATGTAAGGTGATTGATTTTTTTGGGGATATTGGTGTTGCATGGCGCATAGCAAAACAACTTAAAGTTGATTTTAATATTGAGGTACATCTTCTTGTCGATGACCTTATGACCACCCAAAGACTCATACCCTCACTTGATATTTCCTTAAAAAAACAAATGATCGATGGTATTAACATTTATTATTGTGATTTTAGTGACAATTCAAAATCGCTTCCGCCACCTCCAGCTTTTGTATTTAATCTTTTTAATATTGATTTGCCTGCTTTATATAAAGCGCTTATGAAAACTAACAAGTCTAAATATATTGCGATTGAATATTTGTCAGCTGAGCCTTGGGTAGATAATTTTCATTTAAAACCTTCTATAGATCCTGAGTCTGGTCTTATTAAAACTTTTTTCTACCCTGGCTTTACAAGACAAACAGGCGGCCTTATCCGAGAGAGGGATTTATTAGGACGCAAAGAGGCTTTTGTCCAAACTAGACTTGATAAAGTTATTAAGTCATTCGGTGGTAATCCTGACCTCTATTCAATATCCCTTTTTTATTACCCAATACAGAAAATTGAAGCTTTTTTAGATGTTATAGATACTATGAAGAAGCCTATTCAGTTTTTCATACCTCAATATTTGTTAGACATCTTAAAGATAAAAAAGAATTATCAGCATCTTCATATTATTTCCTACCCATTCTTAAGCCATGATGATTTTGATGATCTACTTTGGTCATGTAACCTTAATTTTGTGCGCGGTGAAGATAGTTGGATAAGAGCACTTTGGGCCGGTAAACCTTTTATTTGGCAGCCATATATCCAGGAAAACAATCTCCATTTAATTAAACTAAAAGCTTTTTTGAAGCGCTATTGTGAGGATTGTGAACAAAAGCTGTCAGAGATTTTAATTAAAACGCATGACGATTGGTCGAATAATAAATTTAACGAAGCTTTATGGCGTGATTTTTTCAAAAATCACGCTTCTCTAGAGTCTTTAGCGTTGAAGCGCAGTCATTACTTCTTCAAAGAGCCTTCATTTGTTGAGAGTTTGGTTGATTATTGTTCTGAAACATAA
- the efp gene encoding elongation factor P, whose protein sequence is MKIAQDLRAGNVIMVGTDPMVILKAEYNKSGRNSAVVKMKMKNLLTEAPSENVYNASDKFEVIVLDKKDVTYSYFSDPAYVFMDGEYNQYEIDPENMSEALNFLEDGMPCEVKFYNGKAISVELPNSVTREITYTEPAVKGDTSGKVMKPAKINTGFEVMVPLFCNTGDKIEIDTRTLEYKNRVL, encoded by the coding sequence ATGAAAATCGCTCAAGACCTTCGCGCTGGTAACGTCATTATGGTTGGCACTGACCCCATGGTCATTTTAAAAGCTGAATATAATAAGTCAGGTCGAAATTCAGCTGTGGTTAAGATGAAAATGAAAAATCTTTTGACTGAAGCGCCGAGCGAAAACGTTTATAACGCCAGTGATAAATTTGAAGTGATTGTTTTAGATAAAAAGGATGTCACTTATTCTTATTTTTCAGATCCTGCTTATGTATTCATGGATGGTGAATACAATCAATATGAAATTGATCCTGAAAATATGTCAGAAGCTTTAAATTTCTTAGAAGACGGCATGCCATGTGAGGTTAAATTTTATAATGGAAAAGCTATTTCTGTAGAGCTTCCAAATTCTGTTACGCGTGAAATTACTTATACTGAGCCTGCTGTAAAAGGGGACACTTCAGGTAAGGTTATGAAGCCGGCTAAAATTAATACGGGCTTTGAAGTAATGGTGCCTTTATTCTGTAATACCGGTGACAAGATTGAAATTGATACGCGTACCTTAGAGTACAAAAATCGCGTTTTATAA